A region of Paenimyroides aestuarii DNA encodes the following proteins:
- a CDS encoding DUF1684 domain-containing protein, which translates to MRKLLIFFLLYSNLTFSQQSEKEVLAYQKALNESYLNQETTPLKTDELKDFKGLNFYPYNKKFVVKARLERLKKQAVFKMPTSGKHTPNYKRFGILHFTIDDVNYQLEVYQNIELIKRKGFKKHLFLPFIDETSGNETYGAGRYLDIEIPDGNEIVLDFNKAYHPYCAYTIGYSCPITPDVNFLNTAITAGVKF; encoded by the coding sequence ATGCGAAAATTACTGATTTTTTTTCTTTTATACAGCAATTTAACTTTTTCTCAACAATCTGAAAAGGAAGTGCTTGCTTATCAAAAGGCACTCAACGAATCATATCTTAATCAAGAAACTACTCCTTTAAAAACAGATGAGTTGAAGGATTTTAAAGGATTAAATTTCTATCCATATAATAAAAAATTTGTAGTTAAGGCCCGATTAGAACGTTTAAAAAAGCAAGCTGTTTTTAAAATGCCAACTTCTGGAAAACACACTCCAAATTACAAACGTTTCGGAATTTTACATTTCACGATTGATGATGTAAATTATCAATTAGAAGTGTATCAAAATATAGAACTTATAAAGCGAAAAGGCTTCAAAAAACACTTGTTTCTGCCTTTTATCGATGAAACCAGCGGAAATGAAACCTACGGAGCCGGACGTTATTTAGATATTGAAATTCCTGATGGAAACGAAATTGTACTTGATTTTAACAAAGCCTATCATCCATATTGTGCTTATACAATTGGTTATTCATGCCCAATAACGCCCGATGTGAACTTTTTGAATACCGCAATTACGGCTGGTGTAAAATTCTAG